One window from the genome of Spartobacteria bacterium encodes:
- a CDS encoding type II toxin-antitoxin system prevent-host-death family antitoxin, which yields MKAITYTSARQNLANTMQNVCDDHDPVIITRNRDQAVVMMSLDDFEALEETAYLLRSPENAKRLRHSIEQLRAGKGIERSMPEL from the coding sequence ATGAAAGCAATAACATATACGTCAGCAAGACAGAATCTTGCCAATACCATGCAAAATGTATGTGACGATCATGATCCCGTTATTATAACACGAAATCGAGATCAAGCGGTTGTCATGATGTCACTAGATGATTTTGAAGCGCTTGAGGAGACGGCTTATCTTCTGAGAAGCCCAGAAAATGCTAAACGTCTTCGCCACTCTATTGAGCAATTGAGGGCAGGCAAAGGTATTGAGCGTTCAATGCCGGAGCTATAG
- a CDS encoding Txe/YoeB family addiction module toxin, whose protein sequence is MKLVFSDQSWDDLSYWVIHDRKIAKRILNLIEDIRKEPFEGIGKPEPLRHDLSGFWSRRITDEHRLVYSVEGDSLLIAQARYHY, encoded by the coding sequence GTGAAACTGGTATTTTCTGATCAATCTTGGGATGATTTGTCATACTGGGTTATACATGATAGAAAAATCGCTAAACGCATATTAAACCTGATTGAAGATATAAGAAAAGAGCCATTTGAGGGCATCGGAAAGCCTGAGCCATTACGCCACGATTTATCTGGTTTTTGGTCACGAAGAATCACTGATGAGCATCGGCTGGTTTATTCTGTAGAGGGTGATTCCCTGCTAATAGCTCAGGCACGTTATCACTACTAA